In Pararge aegeria chromosome 5, ilParAegt1.1, whole genome shotgun sequence, one DNA window encodes the following:
- the LOC120623828 gene encoding centrosome-associated protein CEP250-like isoform X4 gives MLNTLRNAGSLPVSMDTENESTKKKLRPVLYNRAHSTSPVAPRPQDPTQAKNLAKYRRCQSHSPSNEKQNPNIQLFDSLKHTQQTTSAPHNLNNGMTPNYHIYQEPEKDVILPQCIIIKTMRALATRKREFLKLKKNLIAQQNLVLEQYALLKELETRVGAPDEALSDIRVLTLRGWPAHDILLLLRDDLNIKRTSEISGIFGPQVLQQLMAQLNPVPEEVLSMGAELMARRIELLKLLRCKHRSDRATYLTNMEWKAKNDDFDTETEQLQRMVAGTAENLKAKMTYSIELAKIPWIDRDSYTKKIERLQKENATLQCKIEELTKKSNQEAKITECNKPETDTRYQTLNEELSKERANRESLKEVVASAESMLRVARARIVTLERQLKEASTTLETTQRKYKDLEHLYRHRKSSYDARSKKLMEVSKTGELTIESLSRQRDALELRVKELRDQAEASERAIEARQAQERARVEMLQAKVAEQEKCTAASNEHVTELECRIKELEEQLIFLRERSTHLVDMERKRCFEYIPSRESEPSDRETEIWKELQATRVALSRAEDEVRHCKADKDSFLNSLSKIAQEEGGDKEDKMAAELLSREQKIMKLQQVIDEQQENEKIMEHSMTEYENQLAALRLEVKQLRNYELYTKEISHQDLQTEISRSLTSMCARAADTWSALRAERARVLHLESAVLAHSLQLEKEGRVRTQLERRKTLLEREIVRTRHTVSTSKIVKNRSLVDI, from the exons ATGTTAAATACGTTGCGCAATGCTGGCTCCCTTCCCG tttcaatGGACACCGAAAATGAAAGCACAAAGAAGAAACTGCGACCTGTGCTCTACAATAGAGCTCATTCTACGAGTCCAGTAGCTCCGAGACCACAA gacCCTACTCAAGCAAAAAATCTGGCGAAATACAGAAGATGCCAAAGCCATTCACCGTCGAATGAGAAa CAAAATCCAAATATTCAATTATTCGACTCTTTGAAACATACGCAACAAACGACTTCGGCGCCACACAATTTGAACAATGGGATGACACCAAACTATCATATATATCAAGAGCCAG AAAAAGACGTAATCCTGCCACAatgcataattataaaaacgatGCGAGCATTGGCAACAAGGAAAAGAGAATTTCTTAAACTTAAGAAGAACTTAATTGCGCAACAG AATTTGGTGCTGGAACAATATGCGTTACTTAAAGAACTGGAGACGCGCGTTGGAGCTCCTGACGAGGCTTTGAGTGATATACGTGTTCTGACACTTAGAGGTTGGCCAGCGCACGACATTCTACTTCTGTTGAGGGATGATCTTAATATAAAGCGAACATCTGAAATAAGCGGCATTTTCG GTCCCCAAGTTCTGCAGCAGTTAATGGCACAACTGAATCCAGTTCCAGAAGAGGTACTCAGTATGGGAGCAGAGTTGATGGCTCGTCGAATAGAACTGCTGAAATTGCTGCGTTGCAAGCACCGCAGCGACCGCGCTACTTATCTTACT AATATGGAATGGAAAGCAAAAAACGACGATTTTGATACAGAAACAGAACAGCTACAAAGAATGGTGGCCGGAACCGCAGAAAATCTAAAAGCCAAGATGACATATTCCATTGAACTGGCAAA AATACCATGGATAGATCGTGATTCTTATACAAAGAAAATTGAACGATTGCAAAAAGAGAATGCCACACTTCAATGTAAAATTGAAGAattgacaaaaaaaagtaaCCAGGAAGCTAAAATAACGGAATGTAATAAACCAGAAACAGATACCAGGTATCAG acGCTTAACGAGGAATTGAGTAAGGAGCGTGCTAACCGAGAATCGCTGAAGGAGGTTGTTGCGTCAGCAGAGAGTATGCTTCGAGTAGCGCGCGCGCGGATTGTGACCTTGGAGAGGCAGTTGAAGGAAGCGAGCACTACGCTTGAGACAACCCAACGCAAGTATAAGGATCTAGAGCAtttg TATCGTCATCGAAAATCAAGTTATGATGCGCGGTCCAAAAAACTAATGGAAGTTTCGAAGACAGGTGAACTTACTATTGAAAGTTTATCCCGACAACGTGATGCTCTGGAACTAAG AGTAAAAGAATTACGGGATCAAGCTGAAGCATCTGAACGTGCAATAGAGGCCAGACAGGCACAAGAAAGAGCTCGCGTCGAGATGCTGCAGGCGAAGGTAGCAGAACAG GAAAAGTGCACAGCAGCTTCTAACGAGCATGTTACAGAATTAGAATGTCGCATTAAGGAATTAGAGGAGCAGCTGATTTTTTTACGGGAACGTTCAACACATTTGGTTGATATGGAACGAAAGCGATGCTTTGAATATATTCCTTCGAGAG AGAGTGAACCATCGGATAGAGAAACAGAAATTTGGAAAGAACTGCAAGCAACACGTGTGGCGCTATCGCGAGCTGAAGATGAGGTTCGCCATTGCAAGGCTGATAAagatagttttttaaattctttgtcGAAAATTGCG CAAGAAGAAGGTGGTGATAAGGAAGATAAAATGGCTGCAGAGTTATTAAGTAGGGagcaaaaaattatgaaattacaGCAAGTTATTGATGAGCAGCAAGAAAAcgagaaaattat GGAACATAGTATGACTGAATATGAAAACCAATTAGCCGCACTACGGCTGGAAGTAAAACAGTTACGGAACTATGAGTTATACACTAAAGAAATTTCTCATCAAGACTTACAAACAGAG ataTCACGATCCTTGACATCAATGTGTGCACGTGCGGCCGACACTTGGTCCGCTCTCCGAGCGGAACGTGCTCGCGTACTTCATTTAGAAAGTGCCGTGCTTGCGCACAGCTTGCAATTAGAAAAAGAAGGAAGAGTAAGGACGCAACTTGAGCGACGCAAAACTTTGCTGGAAAGAGAAATAGTTCGCACCCGACACACCGTTTCAACttcaaaaatagttaaaaatagaaGCTTggtagatatttaa
- the LOC120623828 gene encoding 227 kDa spindle- and centromere-associated protein-like isoform X3, whose amino-acid sequence MLNTLRNAGSLPVSMDTENESTKKKLRPVLYNRAHSTSPVAPRPQDPTQAKNLAKYRRCQSHSPSNEKQNPNIQLFDSLKHTQQTTSAPHNLNNGMTPNYHIYQEPEKDVILPQCIIIKTMRALATRKREFLKLKKNLIAQQNLVLEQYALLKELETRVGAPDEALSDIRVLTLRGWPAHDILLLLRDDLNIKRTSEISGIFGPQVLQQLMAQLNPVPEEVLSMGAELMARRIELLKLLRCKHRSDRATYLTNMEWKAKNDDFDTETEQLQRMVAGTAENLKAKMTYSIELAKIPWIDRDSYTKKIERLQKENATLQCKIEELTKKSNQEAKITECNKPETDTRYQTLNEELSKERANRESLKEVVASAESMLRVARARIVTLERQLKEASTTLETTQRKYKDLEHLYRHRKSSYDARSKKLMEVSKTGELTIESLSRQRDALELRVKELRDQAEASERAIEARQAQERARVEMLQAKVAEQEKCTAASNEHVTELECRIKELEEQLIFLRERSTHLVDMERKRCFEYIPSRESEPSDRETEIWKELQATRVALSRAEDEQEEGGDKEDKMAAELLSREQKIMKLQQVIDEQQENEKIMEHSMTEYENQLAALRLEVKQLRNYELYTKEISHQDLQTELLELSMQVEQLTRERSALVTTAASRALMLERHERSADLFTKMTRARRELTAFLENGTDPPAISYNLHTEISRSLTSMCARAADTWSALRAERARVLHLESAVLAHSLQLEKEGRVRTQLERRKTLLEREIVRTRHTVSTSKIVKNRSLVDI is encoded by the exons ATGTTAAATACGTTGCGCAATGCTGGCTCCCTTCCCG tttcaatGGACACCGAAAATGAAAGCACAAAGAAGAAACTGCGACCTGTGCTCTACAATAGAGCTCATTCTACGAGTCCAGTAGCTCCGAGACCACAA gacCCTACTCAAGCAAAAAATCTGGCGAAATACAGAAGATGCCAAAGCCATTCACCGTCGAATGAGAAa CAAAATCCAAATATTCAATTATTCGACTCTTTGAAACATACGCAACAAACGACTTCGGCGCCACACAATTTGAACAATGGGATGACACCAAACTATCATATATATCAAGAGCCAG AAAAAGACGTAATCCTGCCACAatgcataattataaaaacgatGCGAGCATTGGCAACAAGGAAAAGAGAATTTCTTAAACTTAAGAAGAACTTAATTGCGCAACAG AATTTGGTGCTGGAACAATATGCGTTACTTAAAGAACTGGAGACGCGCGTTGGAGCTCCTGACGAGGCTTTGAGTGATATACGTGTTCTGACACTTAGAGGTTGGCCAGCGCACGACATTCTACTTCTGTTGAGGGATGATCTTAATATAAAGCGAACATCTGAAATAAGCGGCATTTTCG GTCCCCAAGTTCTGCAGCAGTTAATGGCACAACTGAATCCAGTTCCAGAAGAGGTACTCAGTATGGGAGCAGAGTTGATGGCTCGTCGAATAGAACTGCTGAAATTGCTGCGTTGCAAGCACCGCAGCGACCGCGCTACTTATCTTACT AATATGGAATGGAAAGCAAAAAACGACGATTTTGATACAGAAACAGAACAGCTACAAAGAATGGTGGCCGGAACCGCAGAAAATCTAAAAGCCAAGATGACATATTCCATTGAACTGGCAAA AATACCATGGATAGATCGTGATTCTTATACAAAGAAAATTGAACGATTGCAAAAAGAGAATGCCACACTTCAATGTAAAATTGAAGAattgacaaaaaaaagtaaCCAGGAAGCTAAAATAACGGAATGTAATAAACCAGAAACAGATACCAGGTATCAG acGCTTAACGAGGAATTGAGTAAGGAGCGTGCTAACCGAGAATCGCTGAAGGAGGTTGTTGCGTCAGCAGAGAGTATGCTTCGAGTAGCGCGCGCGCGGATTGTGACCTTGGAGAGGCAGTTGAAGGAAGCGAGCACTACGCTTGAGACAACCCAACGCAAGTATAAGGATCTAGAGCAtttg TATCGTCATCGAAAATCAAGTTATGATGCGCGGTCCAAAAAACTAATGGAAGTTTCGAAGACAGGTGAACTTACTATTGAAAGTTTATCCCGACAACGTGATGCTCTGGAACTAAG AGTAAAAGAATTACGGGATCAAGCTGAAGCATCTGAACGTGCAATAGAGGCCAGACAGGCACAAGAAAGAGCTCGCGTCGAGATGCTGCAGGCGAAGGTAGCAGAACAG GAAAAGTGCACAGCAGCTTCTAACGAGCATGTTACAGAATTAGAATGTCGCATTAAGGAATTAGAGGAGCAGCTGATTTTTTTACGGGAACGTTCAACACATTTGGTTGATATGGAACGAAAGCGATGCTTTGAATATATTCCTTCGAGAG AGAGTGAACCATCGGATAGAGAAACAGAAATTTGGAAAGAACTGCAAGCAACACGTGTGGCGCTATCGCGAGCTGAAGATGAG CAAGAAGAAGGTGGTGATAAGGAAGATAAAATGGCTGCAGAGTTATTAAGTAGGGagcaaaaaattatgaaattacaGCAAGTTATTGATGAGCAGCAAGAAAAcgagaaaattat GGAACATAGTATGACTGAATATGAAAACCAATTAGCCGCACTACGGCTGGAAGTAAAACAGTTACGGAACTATGAGTTATACACTAAAGAAATTTCTCATCAAGACTTACAAACAGAG TTGTTGGAGCTGAGTATGCAAGTGGAACAACTAACTCGTGAAAGGTCGGCGCTAGTAACTACGGCAGCATCTCGTGCATTGATGTTGGAGCGACATGAACGATCTGCAGACTTGTTCACTAAAATGACGCGTGCGCGACGGGAGCTCACTGCATTCTTGGAGAACGGAACTGATCCACCAGCCATTAGCTATAATTTGCACACTGAG ataTCACGATCCTTGACATCAATGTGTGCACGTGCGGCCGACACTTGGTCCGCTCTCCGAGCGGAACGTGCTCGCGTACTTCATTTAGAAAGTGCCGTGCTTGCGCACAGCTTGCAATTAGAAAAAGAAGGAAGAGTAAGGACGCAACTTGAGCGACGCAAAACTTTGCTGGAAAGAGAAATAGTTCGCACCCGACACACCGTTTCAACttcaaaaatagttaaaaatagaaGCTTggtagatatttaa
- the LOC120623828 gene encoding 227 kDa spindle- and centromere-associated protein-like isoform X1 gives MLNTLRNAGSLPVSMDTENESTKKKLRPVLYNRAHSTSPVAPRPQDPTQAKNLAKYRRCQSHSPSNEKQNPNIQLFDSLKHTQQTTSAPHNLNNGMTPNYHIYQEPEKDVILPQCIIIKTMRALATRKREFLKLKKNLIAQQNLVLEQYALLKELETRVGAPDEALSDIRVLTLRGWPAHDILLLLRDDLNIKRTSEISGIFGPQVLQQLMAQLNPVPEEVLSMGAELMARRIELLKLLRCKHRSDRATYLTNMEWKAKNDDFDTETEQLQRMVAGTAENLKAKMTYSIELAKIPWIDRDSYTKKIERLQKENATLQCKIEELTKKSNQEAKITECNKPETDTRYQTLNEELSKERANRESLKEVVASAESMLRVARARIVTLERQLKEASTTLETTQRKYKDLEHLYRHRKSSYDARSKKLMEVSKTGELTIESLSRQRDALELRVKELRDQAEASERAIEARQAQERARVEMLQAKVAEQEKCTAASNEHVTELECRIKELEEQLIFLRERSTHLVDMERKRCFEYIPSRESEPSDRETEIWKELQATRVALSRAEDEVRHCKADKDSFLNSLSKIAQEEGGDKEDKMAAELLSREQKIMKLQQVIDEQQENEKIMEHSMTEYENQLAALRLEVKQLRNYELYTKEISHQDLQTELLELSMQVEQLTRERSALVTTAASRALMLERHERSADLFTKMTRARRELTAFLENGTDPPAISYNLHTEISRSLTSMCARAADTWSALRAERARVLHLESAVLAHSLQLEKEGRVRTQLERRKTLLEREIVRTRHTVSTSKIVKNRSLVDI, from the exons ATGTTAAATACGTTGCGCAATGCTGGCTCCCTTCCCG tttcaatGGACACCGAAAATGAAAGCACAAAGAAGAAACTGCGACCTGTGCTCTACAATAGAGCTCATTCTACGAGTCCAGTAGCTCCGAGACCACAA gacCCTACTCAAGCAAAAAATCTGGCGAAATACAGAAGATGCCAAAGCCATTCACCGTCGAATGAGAAa CAAAATCCAAATATTCAATTATTCGACTCTTTGAAACATACGCAACAAACGACTTCGGCGCCACACAATTTGAACAATGGGATGACACCAAACTATCATATATATCAAGAGCCAG AAAAAGACGTAATCCTGCCACAatgcataattataaaaacgatGCGAGCATTGGCAACAAGGAAAAGAGAATTTCTTAAACTTAAGAAGAACTTAATTGCGCAACAG AATTTGGTGCTGGAACAATATGCGTTACTTAAAGAACTGGAGACGCGCGTTGGAGCTCCTGACGAGGCTTTGAGTGATATACGTGTTCTGACACTTAGAGGTTGGCCAGCGCACGACATTCTACTTCTGTTGAGGGATGATCTTAATATAAAGCGAACATCTGAAATAAGCGGCATTTTCG GTCCCCAAGTTCTGCAGCAGTTAATGGCACAACTGAATCCAGTTCCAGAAGAGGTACTCAGTATGGGAGCAGAGTTGATGGCTCGTCGAATAGAACTGCTGAAATTGCTGCGTTGCAAGCACCGCAGCGACCGCGCTACTTATCTTACT AATATGGAATGGAAAGCAAAAAACGACGATTTTGATACAGAAACAGAACAGCTACAAAGAATGGTGGCCGGAACCGCAGAAAATCTAAAAGCCAAGATGACATATTCCATTGAACTGGCAAA AATACCATGGATAGATCGTGATTCTTATACAAAGAAAATTGAACGATTGCAAAAAGAGAATGCCACACTTCAATGTAAAATTGAAGAattgacaaaaaaaagtaaCCAGGAAGCTAAAATAACGGAATGTAATAAACCAGAAACAGATACCAGGTATCAG acGCTTAACGAGGAATTGAGTAAGGAGCGTGCTAACCGAGAATCGCTGAAGGAGGTTGTTGCGTCAGCAGAGAGTATGCTTCGAGTAGCGCGCGCGCGGATTGTGACCTTGGAGAGGCAGTTGAAGGAAGCGAGCACTACGCTTGAGACAACCCAACGCAAGTATAAGGATCTAGAGCAtttg TATCGTCATCGAAAATCAAGTTATGATGCGCGGTCCAAAAAACTAATGGAAGTTTCGAAGACAGGTGAACTTACTATTGAAAGTTTATCCCGACAACGTGATGCTCTGGAACTAAG AGTAAAAGAATTACGGGATCAAGCTGAAGCATCTGAACGTGCAATAGAGGCCAGACAGGCACAAGAAAGAGCTCGCGTCGAGATGCTGCAGGCGAAGGTAGCAGAACAG GAAAAGTGCACAGCAGCTTCTAACGAGCATGTTACAGAATTAGAATGTCGCATTAAGGAATTAGAGGAGCAGCTGATTTTTTTACGGGAACGTTCAACACATTTGGTTGATATGGAACGAAAGCGATGCTTTGAATATATTCCTTCGAGAG AGAGTGAACCATCGGATAGAGAAACAGAAATTTGGAAAGAACTGCAAGCAACACGTGTGGCGCTATCGCGAGCTGAAGATGAGGTTCGCCATTGCAAGGCTGATAAagatagttttttaaattctttgtcGAAAATTGCG CAAGAAGAAGGTGGTGATAAGGAAGATAAAATGGCTGCAGAGTTATTAAGTAGGGagcaaaaaattatgaaattacaGCAAGTTATTGATGAGCAGCAAGAAAAcgagaaaattat GGAACATAGTATGACTGAATATGAAAACCAATTAGCCGCACTACGGCTGGAAGTAAAACAGTTACGGAACTATGAGTTATACACTAAAGAAATTTCTCATCAAGACTTACAAACAGAG TTGTTGGAGCTGAGTATGCAAGTGGAACAACTAACTCGTGAAAGGTCGGCGCTAGTAACTACGGCAGCATCTCGTGCATTGATGTTGGAGCGACATGAACGATCTGCAGACTTGTTCACTAAAATGACGCGTGCGCGACGGGAGCTCACTGCATTCTTGGAGAACGGAACTGATCCACCAGCCATTAGCTATAATTTGCACACTGAG ataTCACGATCCTTGACATCAATGTGTGCACGTGCGGCCGACACTTGGTCCGCTCTCCGAGCGGAACGTGCTCGCGTACTTCATTTAGAAAGTGCCGTGCTTGCGCACAGCTTGCAATTAGAAAAAGAAGGAAGAGTAAGGACGCAACTTGAGCGACGCAAAACTTTGCTGGAAAGAGAAATAGTTCGCACCCGACACACCGTTTCAACttcaaaaatagttaaaaatagaaGCTTggtagatatttaa
- the LOC120623828 gene encoding protein MLP1 homolog isoform X2: MLNTLRNAGSLPVSMDTENESTKKKLRPVLYNRAHSTSPVAPRPQDPTQAKNLAKYRRCQSHSPSNEKQNPNIQLFDSLKHTQQTTSAPHNLNNGMTPNYHIYQEPEKDVILPQCIIIKTMRALATRKREFLKLKKNLIAQQNLVLEQYALLKELETRVGAPDEALSDIRVLTLRGWPAHDILLLLRDDLNIKRTSEISGIFGPQVLQQLMAQLNPVPEEVLSMGAELMARRIELLKLLRCKHRSDRATYLTNMEWKAKNDDFDTETEQLQRMVAGTAENLKAKMTYSIELAKIPWIDRDSYTKKIERLQKENATLQCKIEELTKKSNQEAKITECNKPETDTRYQTLNEELSKERANRESLKEVVASAESMLRVARARIVTLERQLKEASTTLETTQRKYKDLEHLYRHRKSSYDARSKKLMEVSKTGELTIESLSRQRDALELRVKELRDQAEASERAIEARQAQERARVEMLQAKEKCTAASNEHVTELECRIKELEEQLIFLRERSTHLVDMERKRCFEYIPSRESEPSDRETEIWKELQATRVALSRAEDEVRHCKADKDSFLNSLSKIAQEEGGDKEDKMAAELLSREQKIMKLQQVIDEQQENEKIMEHSMTEYENQLAALRLEVKQLRNYELYTKEISHQDLQTELLELSMQVEQLTRERSALVTTAASRALMLERHERSADLFTKMTRARRELTAFLENGTDPPAISYNLHTEISRSLTSMCARAADTWSALRAERARVLHLESAVLAHSLQLEKEGRVRTQLERRKTLLEREIVRTRHTVSTSKIVKNRSLVDI; this comes from the exons ATGTTAAATACGTTGCGCAATGCTGGCTCCCTTCCCG tttcaatGGACACCGAAAATGAAAGCACAAAGAAGAAACTGCGACCTGTGCTCTACAATAGAGCTCATTCTACGAGTCCAGTAGCTCCGAGACCACAA gacCCTACTCAAGCAAAAAATCTGGCGAAATACAGAAGATGCCAAAGCCATTCACCGTCGAATGAGAAa CAAAATCCAAATATTCAATTATTCGACTCTTTGAAACATACGCAACAAACGACTTCGGCGCCACACAATTTGAACAATGGGATGACACCAAACTATCATATATATCAAGAGCCAG AAAAAGACGTAATCCTGCCACAatgcataattataaaaacgatGCGAGCATTGGCAACAAGGAAAAGAGAATTTCTTAAACTTAAGAAGAACTTAATTGCGCAACAG AATTTGGTGCTGGAACAATATGCGTTACTTAAAGAACTGGAGACGCGCGTTGGAGCTCCTGACGAGGCTTTGAGTGATATACGTGTTCTGACACTTAGAGGTTGGCCAGCGCACGACATTCTACTTCTGTTGAGGGATGATCTTAATATAAAGCGAACATCTGAAATAAGCGGCATTTTCG GTCCCCAAGTTCTGCAGCAGTTAATGGCACAACTGAATCCAGTTCCAGAAGAGGTACTCAGTATGGGAGCAGAGTTGATGGCTCGTCGAATAGAACTGCTGAAATTGCTGCGTTGCAAGCACCGCAGCGACCGCGCTACTTATCTTACT AATATGGAATGGAAAGCAAAAAACGACGATTTTGATACAGAAACAGAACAGCTACAAAGAATGGTGGCCGGAACCGCAGAAAATCTAAAAGCCAAGATGACATATTCCATTGAACTGGCAAA AATACCATGGATAGATCGTGATTCTTATACAAAGAAAATTGAACGATTGCAAAAAGAGAATGCCACACTTCAATGTAAAATTGAAGAattgacaaaaaaaagtaaCCAGGAAGCTAAAATAACGGAATGTAATAAACCAGAAACAGATACCAGGTATCAG acGCTTAACGAGGAATTGAGTAAGGAGCGTGCTAACCGAGAATCGCTGAAGGAGGTTGTTGCGTCAGCAGAGAGTATGCTTCGAGTAGCGCGCGCGCGGATTGTGACCTTGGAGAGGCAGTTGAAGGAAGCGAGCACTACGCTTGAGACAACCCAACGCAAGTATAAGGATCTAGAGCAtttg TATCGTCATCGAAAATCAAGTTATGATGCGCGGTCCAAAAAACTAATGGAAGTTTCGAAGACAGGTGAACTTACTATTGAAAGTTTATCCCGACAACGTGATGCTCTGGAACTAAG AGTAAAAGAATTACGGGATCAAGCTGAAGCATCTGAACGTGCAATAGAGGCCAGACAGGCACAAGAAAGAGCTCGCGTCGAGATGCTGCAGGCGAAG GAAAAGTGCACAGCAGCTTCTAACGAGCATGTTACAGAATTAGAATGTCGCATTAAGGAATTAGAGGAGCAGCTGATTTTTTTACGGGAACGTTCAACACATTTGGTTGATATGGAACGAAAGCGATGCTTTGAATATATTCCTTCGAGAG AGAGTGAACCATCGGATAGAGAAACAGAAATTTGGAAAGAACTGCAAGCAACACGTGTGGCGCTATCGCGAGCTGAAGATGAGGTTCGCCATTGCAAGGCTGATAAagatagttttttaaattctttgtcGAAAATTGCG CAAGAAGAAGGTGGTGATAAGGAAGATAAAATGGCTGCAGAGTTATTAAGTAGGGagcaaaaaattatgaaattacaGCAAGTTATTGATGAGCAGCAAGAAAAcgagaaaattat GGAACATAGTATGACTGAATATGAAAACCAATTAGCCGCACTACGGCTGGAAGTAAAACAGTTACGGAACTATGAGTTATACACTAAAGAAATTTCTCATCAAGACTTACAAACAGAG TTGTTGGAGCTGAGTATGCAAGTGGAACAACTAACTCGTGAAAGGTCGGCGCTAGTAACTACGGCAGCATCTCGTGCATTGATGTTGGAGCGACATGAACGATCTGCAGACTTGTTCACTAAAATGACGCGTGCGCGACGGGAGCTCACTGCATTCTTGGAGAACGGAACTGATCCACCAGCCATTAGCTATAATTTGCACACTGAG ataTCACGATCCTTGACATCAATGTGTGCACGTGCGGCCGACACTTGGTCCGCTCTCCGAGCGGAACGTGCTCGCGTACTTCATTTAGAAAGTGCCGTGCTTGCGCACAGCTTGCAATTAGAAAAAGAAGGAAGAGTAAGGACGCAACTTGAGCGACGCAAAACTTTGCTGGAAAGAGAAATAGTTCGCACCCGACACACCGTTTCAACttcaaaaatagttaaaaatagaaGCTTggtagatatttaa